One Setaria italica strain Yugu1 chromosome I, Setaria_italica_v2.0, whole genome shotgun sequence DNA window includes the following coding sequences:
- the LOC101784496 gene encoding H/ACA ribonucleoprotein complex subunit 2-like protein, with translation MGSDTETEKKKTPLALAPIAKPLAGKKLCKRTLKLVRRASEAKCLKRGVKEVVKSIRRGNKGLCVIAGNISPIDVITHVPILCEEANVPYIYVPSKEDLATAGTTKRPTCCVLVQTKPTKGELSEEVKEKLKSDYDQVVTEVAEATSAMF, from the exons atGGGGAGCGACACGgagacggagaagaagaagaccccACTGGCGCTAGCGCCCATCGCGAAGCCCCTCGCCGGCAAGAAGCTCTGCAAGCGGACCCTGAAGCTCGTGCGCCGAG CGTCGGAGGCCAAGTGCCTGAAGCGGGGAGTCAAAGAGGTGGTCAAGAGCATCCGCCGTGGGAACAAAGG GCTTTGTGTGATCGCTGGAAATATTTCTCCTATTGATGTGATTACACATGTTCCAATACTTTGTGAGGAAGCTAATGTTCCTTACATATATGTTCCGTCGAAAGAG GATCTTGCGACCGCGGGAACCACCAAGAGACCTACTTGTTGCGTCTTGGTTCAGACCAAACCAACCAAGGGGGAGCTCAGTGAAGAGGTGAAGGAGAAACTGAAGTCAGACTATGACCAGGTTGTAACGGAAGTTGCCGAGGCTACATCCGCAATGTTCTGA